A single genomic interval of Desulfonatronum sp. SC1 harbors:
- a CDS encoding dual CXXC motif small (seleno)protein — translation MRCGSCGAAFALHEYGTTLDDLMEEFLADIPCNRI, via the coding sequence CTGCGCTGTGGGTCCTGCGGCGCCGCCTTTGCCTTGCACGAATACGGAACCACCCTGGACGACCTGATGGAAGAATTTTTGGCCGACATTCCCTGTAACCGCATATAG
- the pcnB gene encoding polynucleotide adenylyltransferase PcnB, whose product MPPQIIPRDEHPISRKNIHPDALRVMYGLVRKGFTAYLVGGGVRDLILGREPKDFDVGTNATPNQIKKAFRNCFIIGRRFRLAHIHFGDQIIETSTFRRCPEPDADGDGDLYVFRDNCYGSPEEDALRRDFTINALFYEVKRFSVIDHVGGLSDIRDRLIRCIGDPNIRFREDPVRMIRAVRFASRLGFRIEPATFNAILRHHREILKAAPPRVFEELIKLFAYGSGEQAVRLLYKTGLLGELLPEIARYLDQDHSQNREPVLWSWLGRLDDRIRDRGGLNPVLIFATLFFAPMNRILSEQAARDEEQERLPLHLRLTELLTPICIRISMPKLMTMRMIQVMANQSRFVPDKRKRFSKRGFVAQETFPETLALHEIGLRVAGEDPERLEPWNVLRREIEAQRPDSESTKKTAAKKPRRPRRRQVKAGVEKPNETTAIQDDPATETAGENVEIKRSRPPRKRSRRRKPSSAPQT is encoded by the coding sequence ATGCCCCCACAAATTATTCCCCGCGACGAACACCCCATCTCCCGCAAAAACATCCATCCCGACGCCCTGAGGGTCATGTACGGGCTGGTCCGCAAAGGGTTCACCGCCTACCTGGTGGGCGGCGGCGTGCGCGACCTGATCCTCGGGCGCGAGCCCAAGGACTTCGACGTGGGCACCAACGCCACGCCCAACCAGATCAAGAAGGCCTTTCGGAACTGTTTCATCATCGGCCGCCGGTTTCGGCTGGCGCATATCCATTTCGGCGACCAGATCATCGAAACCTCCACCTTTCGGCGCTGTCCCGAGCCGGATGCCGACGGAGACGGGGATTTGTACGTCTTTCGGGACAATTGCTACGGCTCACCGGAAGAGGATGCCCTGCGCCGGGACTTCACCATCAACGCCCTGTTCTACGAGGTGAAGCGGTTTTCCGTCATCGACCACGTTGGTGGGTTGAGCGACATCCGCGACCGATTGATCCGCTGTATCGGCGACCCGAATATCCGCTTCCGGGAGGATCCGGTGCGCATGATCCGGGCCGTGCGTTTCGCCTCCCGCCTGGGCTTTCGGATCGAACCGGCCACCTTCAACGCCATCCTCCGCCATCACCGGGAAATTCTCAAGGCCGCCCCGCCCCGGGTCTTCGAGGAACTGATCAAGCTCTTTGCCTACGGTTCCGGGGAACAAGCCGTTCGCCTGCTCTACAAAACCGGCCTGCTCGGGGAACTGCTCCCGGAAATCGCGCGGTATCTGGACCAGGACCACTCGCAAAACCGGGAACCCGTCCTGTGGTCCTGGCTGGGCCGCCTGGACGACCGGATCAGAGACAGGGGTGGGCTGAATCCGGTCCTGATTTTCGCGACCCTGTTTTTCGCCCCCATGAACCGAATCCTCAGTGAACAAGCGGCTCGGGACGAGGAGCAGGAACGGCTCCCGCTCCACCTCCGGCTGACCGAACTGCTCACGCCCATTTGCATCCGGATCAGCATGCCCAAATTGATGACCATGCGGATGATCCAGGTCATGGCCAACCAGTCCCGATTCGTCCCGGACAAGCGCAAGCGCTTCTCCAAACGCGGCTTCGTGGCCCAGGAAACCTTTCCCGAGACCCTGGCCTTGCATGAAATCGGCTTGCGCGTGGCCGGCGAGGATCCGGAGCGCCTCGAACCCTGGAACGTTCTGCGTCGGGAAATCGAAGCCCAACGCCCGGACTCCGAAAGCACGAAAAAGACCGCCGCTAAAAAGCCTCGCAGGCCAAGACGCCGTCAGGTGAAGGCCGGCGTCGAAAAACCAAACGAGACGACGGCGATACAAGACGATCCGGCAACCGAAACAGCGGGAGAAAACGTCGAGATCAAGCGTTCCCGCCCGCCGCGCAAGCGTTCCCGCCGCCGCAAGCCGTCGTCCGCGCCCCAAACCTGA